Proteins from one Ictidomys tridecemlineatus isolate mIctTri1 unplaced genomic scaffold, mIctTri1.hap1 Scaffold_92, whole genome shotgun sequence genomic window:
- the LOC144374884 gene encoding DNA mismatch repair protein Msh3-like, producing MPGNPEPKKCLRTRTVSKSLEKLKEFCCDSAIHQNRVQIAPLQERFAVLPKCTDFEDISFQRAKNAVSSEDSKSQVNQKDSQFGLSHRTHENLQKTSDKPSNRQSKSIYTPLELQYIEMKQQHKDAILCVECGYKYRFFGEDAEIAARELNIYCHLDHNFMTASIPTHRLFVHVRCLVAKGYKVGVVKQTETAALKAIGDNKSSLFSRKLTALYTKSTLIGEDVNPLIKLDDAVDVDEILTDTSTSYLLCIYENKENIKDKKMGNIFIGIVGVKPATGEVVLDSFQDSPSRSELDSDIKPAASGAATSIRLVRANRDAHSQGHCY from the exons AGCCAAAAAAATGTCTGAGGACCAGGACTGTCTCAAAGTCtctggaaaaactgaaagaattctgCTGCGATTCTGCCATTCATCAAAATAGAGTCCAGATAGCACCTCTTCAAGAGAGGTTTGCAGTTCTACCAAAATGTACTGATTTTGAGGATATCAGTTTTCAACGTGCAAAGAATGCAGTTTCTTCTGAAGATTCTAAATCCCAAGTGAACCAAAAG GACAGTCAGTTTGGCCTATCACATAGGACTCATGAAAACTTACAGAAAACTTCTGATAAACCATCTAATAGACAATCGAAAAGCATCTACACACCATTAGAGTTGCAATATATAGAGATGAAACAGCAGCATAAAGATGCAATTTTATGTGTGGAATGTGGATATAAGTATAGATTCTTTGGGGAAGATGCAGAG attgCTGCCCGGGAGCTGAATATTTATTGCCATTTAGATCACAACTTTATGACAGCAAGTATACCAACTCACAGACTATTTGTTCATGTACGCTGTCTTGTGGCTAAAGGATATAAG GTGGGAGTTGTAAAGCAAACTGAAACTGCAGCATTAAAGGCTATTGGAGACAACAAAAGTTCTCTCTTTTCCCGGAAACTGACTGCTCTTTATACAAAATCCACACTCATTGGAGAAG ATGTGAATCCTCTGATCAAGCTGGATGATGCTGTAGATGTTGATGAGATACTGACTGATACTTCTACCAGCTACCTTCTATGTATCtatgaaaataaggaaaacattaaggacAAAAAAATGGGGAACATTTTCATTGGCATTGTG GGTGTGAAGCCTGCCACAGGTGAAGTTGTGTTGGATAGTTTCCAGGACTCTCCTTCCCGTTCTGAGCTGGACTCGGATATCAAGCCTGCAGCCAGTGGAGCTGCTACTTCCATCAGACTTGTCAGAGCAAACAGAGATGCTCATTCACAGGGTCACTGCTATTAG